The DNA window GGCAGTGTAGATAGAGGACTTGAAAGCTCCAAAAAGTTGAGTGAAAGAATGGTTAGTGCTGGAATTGTGGAGATGCTtggtttcttccttctgcaaggGTTAGAGTGAAGGAGTAATGGAACAAGActctaatattttaaatatatattggAGATGGCTTTAAGTTCTAGTCTGTGCTTGGATCTTGTTGTCTGGAAGAGTGTTGTGGGAGGGTCTTACTTTTTGCCCTGAACAGCAGCTgaagtgctgtgctgctggccacGTCTTGGTCTCTCTCTGGAGGTGTTGCATTGGTGTGAAGTTCTCTGAAGGTTTGAAGGACCCAGAGCTCCCTTCTGTGCACACACACCATAATTGCATGATACAAATGCCAGGTGTCAAAGTATACAGGTGACAAAATAGCATTGAGcgaattttcttctgttttacagaGATGCTGCAGTTTGTCAGTAACCAGGCAGGAGACTTTCCAGACCTGTTTTCGGATCCCTTGTGCAGCACcttccagggcagcagcagcagcaatggcagcagcagcgggaCCCTGGAGCCACAGTTGCAGCGGCCCTACAGCCAGGTGCAGCTCCAAACCTTCCCACCACCCCCTGCATCCccccagctgcagagcctgCCAGTGAAAGCAGTGCAGACGAcacctccagcccctccacGCTCAGCCCCTGTCCTGCAGCCACGGCCCTCggtgcagcctcagctccagcagcaggctgTCATGATTGCGCCGACgttcagctctgctccccagacCAGGATTATCCAGCAGCCAGTCATCTACCAGAATGCGGCCACAAGCTTCCAAGGTAATGCTTGCAGTGCTCAGGATACAGGTGTGCCTGGTGCACATGAGATTCCAGGGTGCTCAGCCTGTGGATGTGCCTGGTGTGCTTGCAGTAAATGGCATCAGTGTTTAAACTCAAAGTGCATCCTCAGCCATGACAAACGTGATGATCCTTTTCTTGTGATGCTGCTGTGGGGTGTCCCTTCTCCTACCTGCGTGGCTTTGGAGTTGGGGAGCGTGAGAAATTGTCAGGAATGAGATCTTAAGTGTTTTTGTGTGACCTCTTACCATAattgttttgttcttctctgCCTGGCCTTATGCCCTATGGCTCTTGGGAGGCTTGAGAAAAGATGTCTTAAAATAGCATAGCTGGCAACCCTGTTCTCTCACTGATGGGTGCATTGGGCAGATCCAGTCTGTCCCACACAGCAGTCTGGAATTGGAGGCATGTTTTATCTACCAAATTCTGGAGCTCAGTACTTGCACTGAACAGGGACACCTGTAGCAATATTTAGCGATCTTCCTTTGTGAATGCTAGATGACTTGATCCTCTTCAGTGGGTCGTGATTCTTTACGTGACAGATAGGATCCTGTGGTCCACCAAGACTAGGGGGAGTGGAAAAGTGCAGGTTGGATGACCTGTAAAATGCTACTAAAGCAGAGTCCTGTGCTGTCAGACTAAAGGATTTTGGCTCTGTTTTCTCTTAACTGATCTTGTGTGCCTCCTGGAAAGCTGCTGTCCTAGGTGTAGTGTCTAGGTGCAGAAGGCTTCAAAGCAGCTGGAAGCTTCCCAGCATGTGGGATGTGTTGGATGAATGCTGCCTACTAAAAAGCTGTGGGAAGGAGTGATGCTAGGAGCATTTCCAGGCTCCAGGAGGGAGATGTGTGTCTCTTAACCACTTCTGAcatctcttctgcttttcagttCTCCAGCCTCAAGTCCAGAGCCTGGTGACATCCTCCCAGGTTCAGCCGGTTACGATCCAGCAGCAGGTGCAGACACTGCAGGCCCAGCGAGTGCTGACGCAGGCTGCCAATGGCACCATCCAGACCTTAACACCAGCCACGGTCCAGACTGTTGCTGCACCACAGGTCCAGCAAGTTCCAGTAAGTAAAAGTGTGGAGTTATGCAGGGATCCAGCAGAACCAGGAAGTGCTTTTGTGGGTCTGGTCCCCTGGCTTGCCTGGGGAGAAGTAGTGAAGCTGTAGGACTGGCAATCCTGGCTAGGATTGcttctgcagaaatgtttttaaacctGAAAGGTATATTTAGCCAGCCTGTGTCCCAGAAGCGTTTTACTTCATGCAGGTCATGTGTGAGAGGCCCTGTTGTGGCATGTGATGTGACTTCCAGGCAACGCTGGGCAACTGTTTTCAGTAAAACAGTAACTAAATGCAGTCTgaggggttttatttatttattttttttaattttttaatttttttttttaacttggtaCTTCCAAACCCAGTTATAAACTTTACTCGAACAGGCTTTCTTTGACTTTTCCCTACTTCTTTGCATGTCCATCACCTCTACCACATCTTATGAAGACTAGTTGGTACTGGAACGTATTCTTCTAATTCTtgtcatgtttttttttaatagttttgcTGTTACAGTGAcacgtgatttttttttcagtcttttgcaACTTTGTATTAAAGAGAAATGTTTGTCTGTGAGACTCTGTATGACAAAGTTGCTATCGTTCAGCTGTACTATGACATCTCTGGTGTTCTCAGAGAGTCAGCAAggtatttgaaagaaataagaGCAAAATAACTTACAGTGAATTTTGATCTGGTTGATGTTAAAGGTACAGATCCTTTCAGTGAAATTGCAGGGAGAAGCTACAGTGGGTGTTTGCCAAAGCAGACAGTCCTAGCTGTGTTAGACTGAATACTCAGACAGTTAATATAGAGAGCTAATTATAGGTGTAACTGGAGAGGGGAAAGCAGCTTTTCCATCACCTCTTGTGTGTTTTTACATACTTGTTTACTTCTGGTGCCTGATTTGAAAATCACTGTCCTGGTGGTTCCTCTGCCCCACTCTATCCAGTGCTGTTCAGAGTATTTCCTGCTCAGAGTTTGCACTGGGGCTGATGGAAAGCATCCAGGTGATGTAGGGTGCAAGTCAGAGAAGTACTCACCCTGCTCTTTTGCCAACCACTGAGTTCTAAAACTATTACAACTCTGTCAATGCTTACCTCTGGCTCCTGAGATCAGCAGGGAAATGTGTGCCTGCTCTCCTCTTCACCTGTAACTCTTTTCAATCTAGGTTCTCGTCCAACCTCAGATTATAAAAACGGATTCCCTGGTCTTGACAACCCTGAAAACAGATGGCAATCCAGTTATGGCTGCAGTACAGAACCCAGCACTGACAGCACTCACTGCTCCCATTCAgaccacagctctgcaggtacTCTATGGATGTCTTTCCATCCCTCTCCTCACTGATGTCCTTTCCTGTTAATTCAAGGAAGAGATTTGTGCTTTAGTGTTCTGCACTGGTGCAGACAAGAAAGGGGTTTTGAGGGCTGTTGTACACACGTCCAGGGCGAGTAATACCCTGTTTCTGTCAAGGCTAAACACACAGATTGTACTGTTTGGCAGCCTTTCCATGGCCAGTAAGCAAAGATCAAGGGCACATTTCTGTTTACCTTTTCTGGTACTACAGGGAGAGGAATATGACCTAAAAACTCAGTCTGGTTTTTAACTTTAATCCAAAAGCTAACTTGCTCACAGTACCTGTGGAACTTCCTTTTGCCCCTCAGTAGTGTCTAATACTACTATATTCAATATGACAACTAATTAAACTACTTTTCAGAGAGCATTTTCAGGGAGGATTTGTTATAATAATTTGAGGTGGAAATTGTGCTTCATGGCCTCCGCTTCTAATCAAGTCTAAGAAATGTATGTCCCCAAAGAAACGTTTATTATGATCTTGTATGTTCTGAACAGATATCTTTGTATAAATATTTACTGGGGGAGATAAACTTGTCACTGTGGACCTAAATTTTGACTTCTTTTGCAATAGCGTGGTATGCTTCTTAGAAACTTATTAGCAGCCAGGCTAAAATCTTCAGCTGATCTGCTTGCTTTTAGATGATGTTTTCACACAGCTTGAGGCTTACGAGGTTTTGTCTATCTGAGACATGTTTGAACACATTGAAATTAGGTGGATACTAGCCTAGGAAAGGTATAGGACTTAAATTCACTTATTTGTCAAGTTCCAACTTGAAGTgaaattagtttaatttctgGTATCCCAATTAGAAGACTATTTTGGACTCAAAATTGTTTCTGAAATTGCTCATGACTAGTTTATTCTCATGGCTAGCTGCTCTAGGCTAGTTATTACCATGTGCATGTTTGTGTATGTTTGACAGAAACAACGCTTAGTCTCCGTAGCTACTTGCTTCCCTGATCCTTGGTGTACTTCAGAGAACACATGTCTTTCTAAATCTTGCTCTGCTGGATTGAGCAGTCTAAACTTTCTTTCATTACAGCAGTCCTAGGTACCCCTCTGTGCAACTGTTCTGGTGGGATTAATCATATTTTATCTCTGAATACATATTGCTTTAGTTTGCTGTAGATGGTCCGTCCTACATCTAGATGCCCAAGTTTGAGCTTTTCATTCTGCTGTATATCACTCATTAGTCTTAGTTCCTCATATTAAGGCATTTTTATagcttctgggttttttttcttcatttaatcaaattcaaataaatttgaACTGCCTTCCTCAAGCCAAAGGTTGTTTTTTCATAGTTGGAGCCTTTCTAGCATTGTCGTTAGTAGTGTCATTGGAAGTAGTGTAGGCTGTGGCTGTTTTCATGACTGTTTGTCCAAAGAAAAAGTGGATTTGGACATTTGGAGTGCAGAGACTGTAGGAACAAGGAGGAGCTTTAGTCCCTTTCTCTATTTAAGTGGATGAACAGAACATAGTATTGGCAGAAGTGTTGGTGTGCTTGGAGAGCAAGAGATGTTTTTATTCCACAGTGACCAGCGTGGGAGCCAGAGTGACAGATTTTTCCTGTGTTGCTGTGCCAATGCTTGTGCCAGCTGAGAATGATAGAAGGAATTTGGCATCTCACACATTTTCTGAGCTGAACCAACTTTTCCTGATTCTTCTTTGTTTACTTCATCTTCTTTTGCCATCATAACCCTTATCTAAATTGGCTGATTGCTCTTGACACTTGTTATGCGTGGTCTTTGTAGACTCTGGTTGGGAGCAATGGGACCATTTTGACCACAATGCCAGTGATGGTGGGACAAGAAAAGGTGCCTATCAAACAAGTTCCTGGGGGTGTCAAGCAACCTGAACCACCTAaagaaggagagaggagaacAACTCACAACATCATTGAAAAGCGCTACAGGTCGTCCATAAATGACAAAATCATTGAGCTGAAGAACCTTGTCATGGGGACAGATGCCAAGGTAAATACAGGGAATAAGTGTAAATATGGTGTCATAAATACTTTGTCTTCAGTTGCTCATTTGCTCTATGAAGTGAAGCATTTGGGTGCATGTAGCTGTCAGTAGCATGCACACATGTATTGGGCTAAGACTGGTGAGAATTGCTGGAATAATTGTATTCAGGAAAGGTCATCTGTTAAATACTAATTTTACTATGCTAGTGGTACTAGTTCTTGAAAATAAGCTATACCTTATACATTTGTTATTAAGTCTAACTTAAGATAGGCCCTCTAGGTAGAATATCCAAGTGAATGTTTTGATAACTCTGCCAAACCAGGTCTTGCTTCAATTAAACTTCCTTTTCCACGTGACTTCAGTAAGGATGAGGGTTTACAGAGCTTTccaatttatttcctttagaCAGTGAGCTGTAAAAACTCCTGCTTGCTTAAATATTGGAAGCTTTCTTGCACAACATGTTCAGGTTTTGTTCGTGCTCTCTTTACCTCATACTGGTGAGGCAAGCAGCAGTATTCTTGGTACTTCTGTGACTACTGTGCAAATAAGTGCACTGGTGAAGTCACCTGCTAACGCTGGAAGtggaagcttttaaaaaatgtgagtAGTGTGCACTGGCTTCATAGTACTTTTGGCTTGTGTTTAGAAGATGAACTTGcccactgctgctggaagcaAGGATTTTCGTGGAGGTGGCCAAGTGAATAAGGCAAGGAGGGAATTACTTATCTCAGAATTTAGACATgatcaagcagcagcagtttgttCTGTCCTAGAATTGATCCACTTAATTTACAAACTGTGGTACTTTCAAAGAACTGTTTTCTGGCTGAAACCTGGGTGTGAACTCCGTTAGAATTTGGATATTAATCTGTTTCCATTGTACTGTTTTTAAAAGATCTTAGCGAGACCTCCTCCTTGTGTATCTTTGATACCTTGCCCACAGGGCACGCACTGCTAATGGTTCCTTTGCAGCTGCTGAGAGGTCCTTTATACCCTTTTCTTTCACCACATGATACAAAGGGTTGTGGTATTCCTACAGGCAGGAGTGGTCCTTTGATACTCTTAATATAAACTGCTTTTTGTACATTTAATTCCTTACAGATGCACAAGTCTGGAGTCCTGAGAAAAGCCATTGACTACATTAAATACCTGCAGCAGGCTAACCATAAGCTGAGGCAGGAGAACATGGTTCTGAAGCTGGCTAACCAAAAAAACAGTAAGTTGTGGAAGCTCTTTAGCAGAGGGGTAGCAGTCATCATGGATGTAGGATGTATCTTTCAGTTTCTTATTCTTGACAGAGGTTGTATTGATAGTGGCCAGTGTTGCTCCATATGACAGAACCAATCTGAGAGCTACTGACAGGAGTCAGGATGGAGGAATGTGTACATAATGCactctgtttttttcagagctgttgAAGGGCATTGACCTGAGCAGTCTGGTTGACAACGATGTAGATCTGAAGATAGATGACTTCAACCAGAATGTGCTGCTGATGTCTCCTCCAGCATCTGATTCAGGATCCCAGGCTGGCTTCTCTCCCTATTCCATTGATTCAGAACCAGGAAGCCCACTCCTTGATGATGCAAAGGTATTTGTGACTTTAATTGTGAAATTCTAGGTATCTCCTTCAGGATATGTAAGATCCAGAATTTAAATTCTTCTTATTCTCAAGAGTGGAATCAGCAGACACCTGTCAAGTAGATTTGTAGGGCTTAGAGATCCTTTGTAAGGGTGAGGAAGGTGGATGTGTGTGTTTTATCTTTGATTTATTGAGACTAGTTCCTGAGCTGCATTACTAGAACCCTACTTTAGTTGCTGGAAGAACTGTGGTTATCCTTCAGCCCCTGTACAGTGTCTTTGGACTTACAGTGCACGTTCATTACCCAAGGAGCCCACGGCTTTCCAGGATATGTAAGTCTAGTGAGTAAAGCAGAACAACTTGGAAATGGATGATGACATCAGTTGTGGTTAATGAGACCATAAATAATCAGAGTAACAAAAAGCTGTTAGCTATCTTTGTTTTGTGGCTATCACAGAGGGTTTTCTGGGACATCCTCAAAAGAGTAAAGACAACAAAGGTTAATCCTAGTCTAACCCAGGGATGCAGTTACAGTTAATACCTGAAATGACTGGACACAGAAGGAAGTTGAAGGCAGTCATATTTCAGCCTTATCTTACTAAGCTAAGAAAAGCTTTACTAGAGTTCTTGCTTATGTGGAGCTCAAAAGCAAATTTATACATGTTCTGCTTCTCCTTCTTCCCTACGCCTTCCTTGGCATAAACATTTTTTGTGCTCAGAATGGTAAGCATTaggttttttctcctttttctgttcCTATTCCCTTGAAGGTTAAAGATGAGCCTGACTCTCCTCCTGTGGCGCTTGGCATGGTGGATCGCTCTCGAATACTCCTCTGTGCTCTCACATTCCTTTGCCTTTCCTTCAATCCATTGACATCCCTCCTGGATGCCCGAGGAACCCCCGAGCCTGACAGCCTGGTGCGCCATGGCTCCGGCAGGAGCATGCTGACAATTGAGTCAGGTAAGAAAAACCAGGATAGTTTGGGCCACAGAGGATGTCCAGCCTAATGTGGCCTCCCTAAAAGCCACCTGTAGCTGCAAAGGCTGCCAGTCATGAGGTGGATGGTTGCTGTGGTTCAGCAGGATGGGTTTGTGTGTTCAGGGAGTTGTATGACCTTTGTTTAATGGGTAGGGAGGGGCAGTAACTTCAGGGCAGGGCATGGAAGGAGAGCCAGCTTGGATATGGCTCCCATTCAAATCCAGTTTTCCTGTTGCATAAAACCAGCCATGGCGCAGCGTGATGAGGTTGTGGTGACACCTCTCTGTAGCCCAGCAGCCTGGGCTTTTGACATAGGCCCTTGAAAAAGTAGTTCAGGGTAAGGGGCGTCCTCCTGTCCTCACCAGTCTTTGAGGTGTGTTCActttatatttgttttcaagGTAACTGACTGTTTTTTGTCACTTAATCGTGAGGTATAACTACACTGTTGTTATGGAGTCTTGCTGATGGCTTGTTGATCCACTCATTCCATAAAATTGATAGTTAAAAGTACAGCTTAGGAGAGGGTGGGGAATGCTGTAGGCATGCAGTTGTTTTCCTGACTGGTAAATATGGTTCCTTGGTGCTGCTTTGTAAATTTAACTAAGATTGGAAAATTACACTGGATTATTGAGTACCTGTTGGTGTGTCttagagaaaaatcagaaaactgcTCTTGGAAAACcaagtgctgattttttttttttttttttttttttttttttttttttttttttttggtgcatcAGTCTTGTAAAAATAATCATTTGGTTGGGAATGTTGAGGGTTGGAGTTTGGATAAAGAGGTGTTAGTATAGGTGTTTCCTGACTGAACTTCAGTCTTAATCAGCAAAAGCTGATTAAACATGTGGCAAGCATGGCAAGACATCCTTTGGGATCCACACTCGTCATGCTGCCAGGTTTTTGGTGTCCAGgttagattttaattttcccttttggGATATCCATTGCAGATGCAGCTGGTTGGTTTGGTTGGATGATGCCCACCCTAATCCTGTGGCTTGTGAATGGAGTGATTGTACTGAGCGTGTTCATAAAGCTCCTTGTGCACGGAGAGCCGGTGACCCGGCTGCACTCAAGGTCCTCGGTCACCTTCTGGAGGCACCGCAAGCAAGCGGACCTGGATTTGGCACGGGTAAAGTTGACTACATTGAATGCATCTTTTAGATGGGATTGTGGGTAAATGTTTCCCAATGAGGCAGTCACTCAGCACTTGAAAGAGCATGGTATTCCTTGAGTGGATCATCCTGGATgatttcagagaagctgttgccAGGTTGTTCTGAGCAGATTACCGTCCTACTCAGCCTAAGTTAATGAGGCATGGAAGCAATGGAAGAGGCTCCTAACGTCTGTCCTTGTTGCTACCGACTGCATCTTGCATCAATTTTTGGCAGCAACATCTTGGGTTTTGTCCAGAATCTGGCCTCTGCTGTGTCTGTCTGCTGTCCTCCAGCCTCCTCAAAGTCCTCTTTTTATTGTTGAGGAAACTTTTGGCTTTTGCTACAGGGACCCTGAAATTTCCATGGTGTTTGACAAGGCAGGAAGCTCTTTTCCTCGAGTGCTAATGTATCTCACAGGCAGTGTAGGATGTGAACCATGTGTAGAAAGTATGTTTAGGGCCAGATTTCAAGCTGGTGTAAACTGCTGTTACATTTTCAGTTTCTACGTTAATGTCCCTCTGCTAAAGATCTTGTCCTGACTTGCACATCAGTGTCGATGTCCCTAAAAGTGTCTCTAATAGTGATTTTTGTTGCTGAACCTTTCATTGTGTTATTTGCAGGGTGattttgctgcagctgcatcaAACCTGCAGACTTGTCTGTCAGTACTGGGACGAGCCCTTCCAGCTTCCCGCCTGGACTTGgcctgcagcctgtcctggaATGTGATCCGCTATAGCCTGCAGAAGCTGGCACTGGTGCGGTGGTTGTTGAAGAGGACTTCTCACCAGTGGCGGGCAAGGGAGGCCACTGCAGGATTTGAGGATGAGGCCAAGACCAGCGCTCGGGATGCGGCCCTAGCGTACCACAAGCTCCATCAGCTCCACATAACAGGTGAGAGCAGAGGTGGCAGATCTGCTGGCTGGTTTTCTTGAATGAGGAGACTCAGAGCTGATCCTGGACCATACAGGGAGAGCATTACAGCCTCTCTCCTCTGCTGTTAGAAATTACCCTGATAAATTTTAGGAGCTGCTTACTAAAACACAGCAGGTTTGTGGAATAAAAGAGCTCTATGAGGACAGCTGAAGCAATGGCAGTGTAAGCTTCTCATGTCAGCAGGTTCTTGTTGTTTCTTTAGGATAGTAGCCCTGCACATTATGGTAGTATTTACTAGCTAGTACTATTGGTTAAAAATTAacacttttccttctcctgccgGTACAGGTAAGCTTCCCTCCAGCTCAGCTTACTCGGGCTTGCACATGGCATTATGTGCTGTGAATCTGGCTGAatgtgcagaagaaaaaatcccacccagcaCAATGGCAGAAATCCACCTGACAGCCGCAGTTGGCTTGAAAACCCGCTGTGGAGGCAAGCTTGGTTTCCTAGCGGTGAGTTGTGTTATCTTCCCTGATCACACCCTCAAGCAGAGATCTAGGAAAGCCTGGAAGCTGGCATTGCTGTATCTTGGAGAGGGCATCTGCTAACACTACAATTGTTATATGACCTGCAATTATGATACAAGCTGTAATTATGGTATGATCTTTGTCCTTGGTGGTGCTGGTCTTTCCCTATGTACTGTTCTCAATCTTGTCCTCTCTTTTCACCAGAGCTACTTTCTAAGCCAGGCTCAAAGCCTGTGCAGTTCGGAGCGAAGTGCCATTCCCGACTCATTGCGTTGGCTGTGCCACCCCCTGGGACAGAAGTTTTTTGTGGAACGCAGCTGGACGGTGAAGTCTGCTGCAAAGGAGAGCCTGTACTGCACGCAAAGGAATCCTGGTGAGAGCTGCTCATTTCCCAAGTGTGTGGCATCCCAGCACTTTGAGCCTGGCAGTCTCTCCA is part of the Cinclus cinclus chromosome 4, bCinCin1.1, whole genome shotgun sequence genome and encodes:
- the SREBF2 gene encoding sterol regulatory element-binding protein 2, whose protein sequence is MEGGELAAESMDTLTELGDELTLGDIDEMLQFVSNQAGDFPDLFSDPLCSTFQGSSSSNGSSSGTLEPQLQRPYSQVQLQTFPPPPASPQLQSLPVKAVQTTPPAPPRSAPVLQPRPSVQPQLQQQAVMIAPTFSSAPQTRIIQQPVIYQNAATSFQVLQPQVQSLVTSSQVQPVTIQQQVQTLQAQRVLTQAANGTIQTLTPATVQTVAAPQVQQVPVLVQPQIIKTDSLVLTTLKTDGNPVMAAVQNPALTALTAPIQTTALQTLVGSNGTILTTMPVMVGQEKVPIKQVPGGVKQPEPPKEGERRTTHNIIEKRYRSSINDKIIELKNLVMGTDAKMHKSGVLRKAIDYIKYLQQANHKLRQENMVLKLANQKNKLLKGIDLSSLVDNDVDLKIDDFNQNVLLMSPPASDSGSQAGFSPYSIDSEPGSPLLDDAKVKDEPDSPPVALGMVDRSRILLCALTFLCLSFNPLTSLLDARGTPEPDSLVRHGSGRSMLTIESDAAGWFGWMMPTLILWLVNGVIVLSVFIKLLVHGEPVTRLHSRSSVTFWRHRKQADLDLARGDFAAAASNLQTCLSVLGRALPASRLDLACSLSWNVIRYSLQKLALVRWLLKRTSHQWRAREATAGFEDEAKTSARDAALAYHKLHQLHITGKLPSSSAYSGLHMALCAVNLAECAEEKIPPSTMAEIHLTAAVGLKTRCGGKLGFLASYFLSQAQSLCSSERSAIPDSLRWLCHPLGQKFFVERSWTVKSAAKESLYCTQRNPADPIAQVHQAFCENLLERAVDSLVKPQTRKEIAGQEEEESCEFSGAMEYLKLLNSFLDSMGSGAPPFASNSVLKSALGPDVVCRWWSAAVAMAVAWLRGDDAAVRSHFAEVERMPKSLETSENALVKATFYMCKAMQASLSGKADGQQSSLGHCERASSHLWNSLNMSSGMSSTVLNNMIQLLACDLLLSLRTSLWQKQANASQALGETYHASAPELTGFQRDLGSLRKLAHSFRPAYRKVFLHEATVRLMAGASPTRTHQLLEHSLRRRTPQSSKQGELDTLPGQRERATAILLACRHLPLSFLSSPGQRAVLLAEAARTLEKVGDKRSCNDCQQMIVKLSGGTAIAAS